Proteins from a single region of Ziziphus jujuba cultivar Dongzao chromosome 1, ASM3175591v1:
- the LOC107412772 gene encoding subtilisin-like protease SBT5.6 isoform X2, whose amino-acid sequence MAKFLIMVLLLLLPLLGSRAEKQVFEVYIVYFGEHSGEKALHEIEETHHSYLVSVKSTEEEARASLLYSYKHSINGFAAVLSPDEVSKLSEMEDVMSVFRSGEYTIHTTRSWEFVGLLMQEEEHTIPTHFKKLGSDLLSRAKYGQDVVVGVIDTGVWPESQSFSDKGMGPIPKSWKGICQSGPAFNSSHCNRKIIGARYFIKEFEHHYGPLNASEDYRSSRDKNGHGTHTASTVGGRMVHNVSVNGGFGRGIASGGAPLVRLAIYKVCWQFNGKSLSCSGADIMAAIDAAVADGVHVMSISLGTRGQRHEKYYTDDIFVIGALHASRNNIVVACSAGNDGPTPSTVSHIAPWIITVAASSVDRKFVSPVVLGNGSKIKGQSATPSKLEKKMYPLVYAADVADQDVSKDYAVQCLPHSLSLDKVKGKIVLCMIEYTSVHGEDMEVKRAGGAGYILGSSRAGGVDELAAHANVLPATVVVYTDAIRILEYINSTKNPIATIIPAKTVLHTKPAPFMAAFSSRGPNTIDPNIIKPDITAPGLNIIAAWTPENSPSANRAKVEYHMISGTSMSCPHVAAAAALVKAIHPTWSSAAIRSAIMTTASVINNNGLPLTNDRGNVATPFAYGSGHFQPTKAADPGLVYDASYYDYLLYLCSLGSVKKFDKTFKCPKAPPSSFNLNYPSLAVSKLNGTVSVKRTVTNVGGGGKSIYFFTSQPPVGMSVRAHPSILVFDRVGQKKSFTITLRAISDEILRKKDGYGFGWYKWTDAHALHVVRSPIAVSLA is encoded by the exons ATGGCAAAATTTCTTATCATGGTCCTCCTCCTCTTACTTCCTCTGTTGGGCTCGCGTGCCGAAAAACAGGTTTTTGAA GTCTACATAGTGTACTTTGGTGAGCATAGTGGAGAAAAGGCATTGCATGAAATAGAAGAAACCCATCATTCATATTTGGTCTCTGTGAAAAGCACCGAGGAAGAAGCCCGAGCTTCTCTGCTTTACAGCTACAAGCACAGTATCAATGGCTTCGCTGCAGTGCTCTCCCCAGACGAAGTCTCCAAATTATCCG AAATGGAAGACGTAATGTCGGTGTTTCGGAGCGGCGAGTACACAATCCACACCACAAGATCATGGGAGTTTGTTGGGTTATTAATGCAAGAAGAGGAACACACAATACCCACCCACTTTAAGAAGCTGGGATCAGACTTGTTGTCCAGAGCCAAGTATGGCCAAGATGTCGTAGTGGGGGTCATCGACACtg GTGTGTGGCCGGAATCTCAAAGTTTCAGTGATAAAGGAATGGGACCCATTCCAAAATCATGGAAGGGAATCTGCCAATCTGGGCCAGCTTTTAATTCATCCCATTGCAATAG GAAGATAATTGGAGCTCGATACTTCATCAAAGAATTCGAGCACCATTATGGCCCACTAAACGCCTCAGAGGACTACCGATCAAGCCGTGATAAGAACGGCCATGGAACGCATACAGCCTCAACGGTGGGAGGTCGAATGGTTCACAATGTTTCCGTCAATGGTGGGTTTGGCCGTGGCATTGCGTCTGGTGGAGCACCACTTGTGCGCCTTGCCATTTACAAAGTATGCTGGCAGTTCAATGGAAAAAGCTTATCGTGCAGTGGCGCAGACATAATGGCAGCCATTGACGCCGCCGTAGCCGACGGTGTCCATGTGATGAGCATTTCACTGGGGACCAGAGGCCAACGCCATGAAAAGTACTACACCGACGATATTTTTGTCATTGGGGCTTTACATGCCTCCAGGAATAACATTGTTGTGGCATGTAGTGCTGGAAATGACGGTCCTACCCCTTCCACTGTTTCCCACATTGCTCCCTGGATCATCACTGTCGCTGCTAGTAGTGTTGACCGAAAATTTGTCTCCCCTGTGGTGCTTGGTAACGGCAGCAAAATTAAG GGACAAAGCGCCACACCAAGCAAGTTGGAAAAGAAGATGTACCCTCTAGTATATGCTGCGGATGTAGCTGACCAAGATGTATCAAAAGATTATGCTGT ACAATGCCTTCCACACTCTCTTTCACTGGACAAGGTCAAGGGAAAGATAGTATTGTGCATGATTGAATATACGTCAGTGCATGGTGAAGACATGGAAGTTAAAAGAGCAGGAGGTGCTGGTTATATATTGGGAAGCAGTCGAGCAGGTGGAGTTGATGAGTTAGCTGCTCATGCCAACGTTCTTCCTGCCACTGTAGTGGTTTATACCGATGCCATTAGAATCCTTGAATACATCAACTCTACCAAAAACCCAATTGCAACTATTATACCAGCAAAGACAGTGCTACATACTAAGCCAGCACCTTTCATGGCTGCATTCTCTAGTAGGGGTCCAAATACCATAGACCCCAACATTATCAAG CCAGACATCACAGCTCCAGGTCTGAATATAATAGCAGCATGGACCCCCGAGAATTCTCCTTCAGCTAACAGAGCTAAAGTTGAGTATCATATGATTTCCGGAACATCCATGTCTTGCCCTCATGTGGCAGCTGCAGCTGCACTGGTTAAAGCCATACATCCTACTTGGAGCAGCGCCGCTATAAGATCCGCTATCATGACCACTG CTAGTGTAATAAACAACAATGGCTTACCGCTGACCAATGACCGTGGCAATGTTGCAACTCCTTTTGCATATGGTTCCGGTCACTTCCAACCCACCAAAGCAGCAGATCCTGGCCTAGTATACGATGCTTCCTACTATGACTACCTTCTCTACCTATGCAGCTTAGGATCAGTCAAAAAATTCGACAAAACTTTTAAGTGTCCAAAAGCACCTCCCTCCTCATTCAACCTTAACTATCCTTCTCTGGCAGTCTCCAAACTGAATGGAACAGTGAGTGTGAAGAGGACAGTGACAAATGTAGGTGGAGGAGGAAAGAGTATTTACTTCTTTACCTCACAACCACCTGTGGGGATGTCAGTAAGGGCTCATCCAAGTATATTGGTGTTTGATCGCGTTGGCCAGAAAAAGAGTTTCACTATAACACTTAGAGCAATAAGTGATGAGATCCTGAGGAAGAAAGATGGGTATGGTTTTGGTTGGTACAAATGGACCGATGCACATGCACTCCATGTTGTTAGAAGTCCCATTGCTGTGTCGCTAGCTTAA